The following DNA comes from Methanomassiliicoccales archaeon LGM-DZ1.
TTGAACACCTTTGTGTGAACGACCCATCGGTGCTTGGATTATAAATATTTCTTAAATGAAACAAGCCTCTCTTCAAAGGAACATGGACATGTAGATCGGGATGTACACGATATCCCCGTCGACGCGGAGATCGCGTGAGTGGACCACGTATGACCGGCGTACCCTTTCCTGGTACTTCGACACGAAGGCATCCAGAGAGGCATGCCTCGCCGATATCCTCCCGGACTTGACTTCTATGGGGACGATTCCTCCCGAATCGGCGGGGAGAATGAAATCCACTTCGTAGGGCTTCTTGCTACAGGGGGAAGGATAGAACTCGTGATAGAACAGGTTGTGCCCGGAGCATCTCAGTTCCTGCGCCACCATGTTCTCGAAGAACATCCCGCTGTTGATCGACAGATCGCCGCCGATGAATGATGAATAAATGCCCGAGCTCGATCTTTCCTCGATCTCCAGGGTGACCAGGAGCCCGGTGTCAAGAAGGTAGCATTTGAATTCGTCCCCGCGGGTAAGGTTAAGCATCGTGTCGGGATCCGCGCACACGTAGCAGATGTTGCATATCTTCGCTTCCTCAAGCCAGGAGACGCTGTCGGCATAGGCATTCCTCTTGGAACCTTTCTTAACACGAGAGGGACTAAATGTCTTCCTATGGAACGACAGCATAGAGGGTATGTGATCGAATATCATACGCGCCTTCGTCCCGTTCCCCACGGGAATCTTCCCCATGTCCTCGCGATAAAGAGCCAGGATTTGTCTCTTCACCTTCTCCACATTGCTAAAATCCTTAGTGTTCCAGTATTCGGCTACCGCC
Coding sequences within:
- a CDS encoding AAA family ATPase translates to MLEWKRGWSGRYALLIEGARRVGKTTIVKEFAAREYENSIYIDFNNPPEQIIPLFEHNSGNLDRFLSYLGALYKVEMHERRTLIIFDEVQNYPKARALIKYLVEDGRYDYIETGSLISLRKNVENITIPSEEMRIEMYPMDFEEFCWAGGDETTVPFIRKHFEEMVPLAPLHGEMMERYRTYMLVGGMPQAVAEYWNTKDFSNVEKVKRQILALYREDMGKIPVGNGTKARMIFDHIPSMLSFHRKTFSPSRVKKGSKRNAYADSVSWLEEAKICNICYVCADPDTMLNLTRGDEFKCYLLDTGLLVTLEIEERSSSGIYSSFIGGDLSINSGMFFENMVAQELRCSGHNLFYHEFYPSPCSKKPYEVDFILPADSGGIVPIEVKSGRISARHASLDAFVSKYQERVRRSYVVHSRDLRVDGDIVYIPIYMSMFL